The Oharaeibacter diazotrophicus genome includes a window with the following:
- a CDS encoding potassium-transporting ATPase subunit F produces the protein MRVASFAASAVWIFVSGSAKRQQRHSDLEVHPLRRAIFQSSWRSRSATRRTADTSAASKPAPLPPPIHMDPLCRSGLLDPMSEPGGIHAGHRLSRRRPRLLRGDGALRPLGGRRLRPAMPDLVLGAAVAAVLALYLVAVLIRPEKF, from the coding sequence ATGCGTGTGGCAAGTTTTGCTGCCAGCGCGGTTTGGATTTTCGTTTCTGGATCCGCAAAGCGCCAACAAAGACATAGCGATCTCGAGGTTCATCCTCTTAGGCGTGCCATCTTTCAGAGTTCTTGGCGATCACGTAGCGCGACCCGCCGTACCGCGGACACGAGCGCCGCGAGCAAACCGGCACCGCTCCCCCCGCCAATCCACATGGATCCCTTATGCCGATCGGGCCTACTCGATCCGATGTCCGAACCAGGAGGCATCCATGCTGGACATCGCCTATCTCGCCGTCGGCCTCGGCTTCTTCGCGGCGATGGCGCTCTACGCCCGCTGGGCGGCCGGCGCCTGAGGCCCGCCATGCCCGATCTCGTGCTCGGCGCGGCCGTCGCCGCCGTCCTCGCCCTCTATCTCGTCGCCGTGTTGATCCGGCCCGAGAAGTTCTGA
- a CDS encoding 2OG-Fe(II) oxygenase — translation MTASATASIFARIAPHRSIRGFLGDELVEQLLQYAQDRERAFTPTRVGPTGMRKVAEDVRISLVLHDLGPWRDVLEERFRAVMDDAAHALGLGSIDLAVMELELVAHGDGAFYKRHVDTSTTQINARSDRVLTGVYYFHRLPRAFDGGELRLHSIAPVEQGGRFVDIAPERDMLLLFPSWAPHEVRPISCPSGDFAQSRFAINCWYRQRRKAVAAPPSDAAVPARLAVDPSARPARGRDIDSIYLEIDSRTAAAGSTRKLLRDGDPGFDEAVRLIEKPDDADALLAAASPAALRALWEFGLLVAAE, via the coding sequence ATGACTGCTTCGGCCACCGCGAGCATCTTCGCAAGGATCGCGCCCCACAGGTCGATACGGGGATTCCTCGGCGACGAGCTGGTCGAGCAATTGCTGCAATATGCGCAAGACCGGGAGCGCGCGTTCACGCCGACCCGCGTCGGGCCGACGGGCATGCGCAAGGTTGCGGAAGATGTGCGCATCTCCCTGGTGCTACACGATCTCGGCCCGTGGCGCGACGTGCTGGAGGAGCGGTTCCGGGCCGTGATGGACGACGCGGCGCACGCGCTCGGTCTCGGGTCGATCGACCTGGCCGTGATGGAACTGGAACTCGTGGCGCACGGCGATGGCGCCTTCTACAAGCGCCACGTCGACACCTCGACCACGCAGATCAACGCCCGGTCCGACCGGGTGCTGACGGGGGTCTACTATTTTCATCGGCTCCCCCGGGCATTCGACGGCGGTGAACTGCGGCTGCACTCCATTGCGCCGGTGGAACAGGGCGGGCGGTTCGTCGACATCGCCCCGGAACGGGACATGCTGCTGCTGTTTCCATCCTGGGCGCCGCACGAGGTGCGGCCGATTTCTTGTCCGTCCGGTGACTTCGCCCAATCGCGGTTCGCCATCAATTGCTGGTATCGGCAACGCCGCAAAGCGGTGGCCGCACCACCGTCGGACGCCGCGGTTCCGGCTCGTTTGGCGGTCGATCCGTCCGCCCGTCCGGCACGCGGCCGAGACATCGATTCGATCTATCTGGAGATCGATTCCCGCACGGCAGCGGCCGGCTCCACCCGAAAACTGCTGCGCGACGGCGATCCGGGTTTCGACGAGGCCGTTCGGCTGATCGAAAAGCCCGACGACGCGGACGCGTTGCTCGCGGCCGCTTCGCCCGCCGCGTTGCGGGCGCTGTGGGAATTCGGGTTGCTCGTGGCCGCCGAATAG
- a CDS encoding putative 2OG-Fe(II) oxygenase, with the protein MEDRWAAAKAALAHKAAERADGAVGLLARAGTLLTSGDATAAADLVRQAYAIDPWLHGALRLLLSASRTPRRDVVHERAEALIAAGFTATPILVHYLVSAAQLGRSDVVARMTRDFLRTDRLHGPDDPDLAELSAELRHGLRHYAEPEQRSIRHGLRRDDLREGEGAPILRRMFERLRPVVDRYLAELAHVAATDPTHPFLAGLPSRYRLGGWSVVSGADTHHLPHFHPMSWCNGVYYVEVPPVVAQTERRAGWLHVGPPEDTESDFGDWEARWIQPEPGKIVLMPSYFHHRTVPLGVDQRRICVAFEIYPADSPVLENPEFWTPVRS; encoded by the coding sequence ATGGAAGACAGGTGGGCCGCCGCCAAAGCGGCGCTCGCGCACAAGGCGGCGGAGCGGGCGGACGGTGCCGTCGGGTTGCTCGCCCGCGCCGGAACCCTGTTGACGTCGGGGGACGCGACCGCGGCGGCGGATCTGGTAAGGCAGGCCTATGCCATCGATCCGTGGCTGCACGGGGCGCTGCGGCTGCTCTTGTCGGCTTCCCGAACGCCGCGTCGGGATGTCGTCCATGAACGCGCCGAAGCCTTGATCGCGGCTGGTTTCACCGCGACCCCGATCCTGGTCCACTATCTGGTGTCGGCGGCCCAACTGGGGCGGAGCGACGTCGTCGCTCGCATGACCCGCGACTTCCTTCGTACCGACCGGCTTCACGGCCCGGACGATCCCGATCTCGCGGAGTTGTCCGCCGAACTGCGCCACGGCCTACGGCATTACGCAGAGCCGGAACAGCGCTCGATCCGTCACGGGTTGCGGCGGGACGACCTGCGGGAGGGGGAAGGAGCGCCGATTCTCCGCCGCATGTTCGAGAGGCTCCGGCCGGTGGTGGACCGGTATCTCGCCGAACTGGCCCACGTTGCGGCCACCGACCCGACCCACCCGTTTCTGGCCGGTCTGCCGTCGCGCTATCGGTTGGGCGGATGGAGCGTGGTGTCCGGCGCCGACACCCATCATCTGCCCCATTTCCACCCGATGTCCTGGTGCAACGGCGTCTATTACGTGGAAGTCCCGCCGGTCGTCGCGCAAACGGAGCGGCGGGCCGGTTGGCTCCATGTCGGTCCGCCCGAGGACACGGAGTCCGACTTCGGCGATTGGGAGGCACGTTGGATCCAGCCCGAGCCCGGGAAAATCGTCCTGATGCCCAGCTATTTCCACCATCGCACCGTGCCGTTGGGTGTCGATCAGCGCCGCATCTGTGTCGCCTTCGAGATCTATCCCGCGGACTCCCCGGTCCTGGAAAACCCGGAATTCTGGACTCCCGTGCGATCATGA
- a CDS encoding sulfotransferase domain-containing protein, which produces MKRSVVKLPPGVVWLASYPKSGNTWLRVLLANLLADGDGPQDINALDLPFRVASHRRSLDDLSLLDSDLLRHDEVERLRALTHDAFAAEQASAVFVKTHDAYTLLDDGTPILGRRARAAVHLVRDPRDVAVSYAFHCDFSFARSIAVMGDPANILTGYRHAQTPQRLLDWSGHVNSWLDQVDVPIHVVRYEDLLADTVGEFARALAFLGIEADAGAVARAVRHASFAELQAQEKDADFVERAGSAPFFREGRSGAWRRHLTLDDVRSIEGAHGATMERLGYQRETMS; this is translated from the coding sequence ATGAAGCGGTCGGTCGTGAAGCTTCCCCCGGGCGTGGTCTGGCTCGCCTCCTACCCCAAGTCGGGGAACACTTGGCTCCGCGTCCTGCTGGCCAATCTGCTGGCCGATGGCGACGGGCCCCAGGACATCAACGCATTGGATCTTCCGTTCCGGGTCGCCAGCCACCGCCGGTCGTTGGACGATCTGTCCCTGCTGGACAGCGACCTGCTCCGGCACGACGAAGTGGAGAGGCTTCGCGCCCTGACACATGACGCGTTCGCGGCCGAACAGGCCTCGGCGGTATTCGTCAAGACCCATGATGCCTACACGTTGCTGGACGACGGAACGCCGATCCTGGGCCGGCGGGCGCGGGCGGCCGTCCATCTCGTCCGCGATCCCCGCGACGTCGCCGTGTCCTACGCTTTCCATTGCGACTTCTCGTTCGCCCGCTCCATCGCGGTCATGGGCGATCCGGCCAACATCCTGACGGGCTATCGGCATGCCCAGACGCCGCAACGGCTGCTGGACTGGAGCGGGCACGTGAACAGCTGGCTGGATCAGGTGGACGTTCCGATCCATGTCGTCCGCTACGAGGATCTGCTGGCCGACACGGTGGGTGAGTTCGCCCGCGCGCTCGCGTTCCTGGGGATCGAAGCCGATGCCGGAGCGGTGGCGCGGGCGGTGCGCCATGCCAGCTTCGCCGAACTGCAAGCGCAGGAAAAAGACGCGGATTTCGTCGAACGGGCCGGCAGCGCGCCGTTCTTCCGGGAAGGCCGCAGCGGCGCGTGGCGTCGGCATTTGACCCTCGACGACGTTCGGTCCATCGAAGGCGCCCACGGCGCGACCATGGAACGGCTTGGATACCAACGGGAGACGATGTCATGA
- a CDS encoding PqqD family protein: MTPSLPSDALMTRSTDVLTTELDGSLLMLNITRGEYHGLNAVAARIWALLEQPTSRTALVATLVDEYEVTPDECAAAVDDFLTQLHERNLLTLSAA; encoded by the coding sequence ATGACCCCATCACTGCCGTCCGATGCCCTGATGACCCGCTCGACGGATGTCCTGACGACGGAATTGGACGGTTCACTGCTGATGCTGAACATCACGCGGGGCGAGTATCATGGACTGAATGCGGTGGCGGCCCGCATTTGGGCCTTGTTGGAACAACCGACCAGCCGCACCGCCCTGGTGGCGACCCTGGTCGACGAATACGAGGTGACGCCCGACGAATGCGCCGCCGCTGTCGACGACTTCCTGACGCAATTGCACGAGCGAAACCTGCTCACGCTGTCGGCAGCCTGA
- a CDS encoding asparagine synthase-related protein produces the protein MRLICGLVRLDGGAADPAVVRAMAAAMTAPGLVPRLALRADGPAALAVLDFQRHHDAAPFDLPTAADGTWIAADARLDEEGDPADAVLRHGLDLPDRLSGDFAVAAWNPGRRELICARDFVGVRPLAWTHRPGSLFAFASLPKGLVASGVAAGVLDMVALGRLLAETYDTGDRTNYRDVFRLRAGCALLVTPQGVREHRAFDPDPERVGRRRIGHADAAAELRHLVEQAVIRRLPAAGPVATQLSGGLDSSAVAVIAARRLREQGRRLHAFSLLPRDWQTTQDKGEQPYIASVLAQEPDIAWTWFHSLPADDPDFGDPDLLPLPLYLGFVDQSASAAARAGADLLLSGAGGDEGPTYNGSNIYAALLRQGRWGALPSALRASSRRDGLSLPRVVVDRLVRPFVPDWAVALRRRLDGRPPPPRDRRSQALELLRPALRGQVAATLSPDAVWRNRPRDRVEMFVKSYVIGRNDHWSTIAARHGVAHSAPLLDRRIVDFVLSLPLERFLADGFARQPYRTAMTGILPESIRTRPDKSAPTPDAMLNVARVKPGLLAQVAALRGSDAAAQVDVDAVAAIIAAAPDLEEASMLARSGAPAPAHWKRMFQALVALSIARRIDRGS, from the coding sequence ATGCGTCTGATCTGCGGACTGGTCCGGCTCGACGGTGGCGCCGCCGACCCCGCGGTGGTGCGCGCCATGGCGGCGGCGATGACCGCGCCGGGACTCGTTCCCCGGTTGGCCTTGCGCGCCGATGGGCCGGCGGCGCTGGCCGTGCTCGATTTCCAGCGGCACCACGATGCCGCGCCGTTCGACTTGCCGACGGCGGCGGACGGCACCTGGATCGCGGCGGATGCGCGTCTGGACGAGGAAGGCGATCCCGCCGATGCCGTCCTGCGTCACGGCCTCGACCTTCCCGACCGCCTGTCGGGGGATTTCGCCGTGGCCGCCTGGAATCCCGGCCGGCGGGAACTGATCTGCGCCCGGGATTTCGTCGGCGTCCGCCCGCTGGCCTGGACCCACCGGCCGGGCAGCCTGTTCGCCTTCGCCTCCCTGCCCAAGGGGTTGGTGGCGTCGGGCGTGGCGGCCGGCGTGCTGGACATGGTCGCCCTGGGGCGGCTGCTGGCGGAAACCTACGACACCGGGGACCGCACCAACTATCGCGACGTGTTCCGGCTGCGTGCGGGTTGCGCTCTTCTGGTCACGCCGCAGGGCGTTCGCGAACATCGCGCCTTCGATCCCGATCCCGAACGGGTCGGACGCCGACGGATCGGCCATGCCGACGCGGCGGCGGAGTTGCGCCATCTGGTGGAGCAGGCGGTGATCCGCCGTCTGCCCGCCGCCGGGCCGGTGGCGACGCAGCTCAGCGGCGGGCTGGATTCCTCGGCCGTGGCCGTCATCGCGGCGCGGCGCTTGCGGGAGCAGGGTCGACGCCTGCACGCTTTCTCCCTGCTGCCCCGGGACTGGCAAACCACGCAGGACAAGGGCGAACAGCCGTACATTGCGTCCGTTCTCGCCCAGGAACCGGACATCGCCTGGACCTGGTTCCATTCCCTGCCGGCGGACGACCCGGACTTCGGCGATCCCGACCTGTTGCCGCTGCCGCTCTATCTGGGCTTCGTCGATCAGAGTGCGAGCGCCGCCGCTCGGGCCGGCGCCGATCTCCTGTTGTCCGGCGCGGGCGGCGACGAAGGCCCGACCTACAACGGCAGCAACATCTACGCTGCGTTGCTGCGCCAGGGACGTTGGGGGGCGCTGCCATCCGCCCTTCGGGCCTCGTCCAGGCGGGACGGGCTTTCCCTGCCGCGCGTCGTGGTCGACAGGCTGGTCCGCCCGTTCGTGCCCGACTGGGCGGTGGCCCTGCGCCGGCGGTTGGACGGCCGGCCCCCGCCACCCCGCGATCGCCGATCGCAGGCCCTGGAACTGCTGCGGCCCGCCTTGCGCGGACAGGTTGCCGCCACCCTGTCGCCGGACGCCGTCTGGCGCAACCGGCCGCGGGATCGGGTGGAGATGTTCGTCAAATCCTATGTCATCGGCCGCAACGACCATTGGTCGACCATCGCCGCCCGCCACGGCGTGGCCCATTCCGCGCCGCTGCTGGATCGGCGCATCGTCGACTTCGTCCTGTCGCTGCCGCTGGAACGTTTCCTGGCGGACGGCTTTGCCCGTCAGCCCTATCGCACGGCCATGACCGGCATCTTGCCGGAAAGCATACGCACCCGGCCCGACAAGAGCGCGCCCACCCCCGACGCCATGCTGAACGTCGCGCGGGTGAAGCCGGGATTGCTGGCCCAGGTGGCGGCCCTGCGCGGCAGCGACGCCGCCGCGCAAGTGGATGTCGATGCCGTCGCCGCGATCATCGCCGCGGCGCCCGACTTGGAGGAAGCTTCCATGCTGGCCCGATCCGGTGCGCCTGCGCCCGCGCATTGGAAGCGGATGTTCCAGGCCTTGGTGGCTCTTTCGATCGCCCGTCGGATCGACCGAGGGTCGTGA
- a CDS encoding PAN domain-containing protein translates to MVGVPLRILTVLLCLVWTSAVTLADGKQFGPFQVDTLRADVIALDGLITGNAALDFRRALMAAPQAKLVVLNSPGGSVSMALLIADDIHVRGLATLIPPGSQCYSACAYLFLAGRERVAEGRLGVHQISADEPDLESAQIAISDIIDLLNTFDTPIEVLTVMFRTPSTSMHVFTPEEMAEYRIERRAGVAATASSGPPAATSPQETPPAPSPEAFTAPSLPDVAPAARPPADSTATAEPALSVVEDHAKRPNRIAVYTGLDFYGGDLGAERVGDLAACAGRCLEIGNQCRAFTFNADDRVVKGPNCFLKSESRSADGNAVAISGVLLRRSDPDPPAIVVGVIDPKLGLLKDLDIPGGDLTGTPYGKAGTAGLCRLACVRNTRCGAFTFIKDNKQCWLKGGGTATSYAPGMVSGVKQTMSFSPIRIIRLDR, encoded by the coding sequence ATGGTCGGCGTTCCGCTCCGCATACTCACGGTTCTGCTCTGCCTCGTCTGGACGTCGGCCGTCACGCTGGCCGACGGGAAGCAGTTCGGCCCGTTCCAGGTCGACACCCTTCGAGCGGACGTCATCGCTCTCGACGGCCTCATTACCGGCAATGCCGCACTGGATTTCCGCCGCGCGTTGATGGCGGCGCCGCAGGCGAAGCTCGTCGTGCTGAACAGTCCCGGCGGCTCCGTTTCGATGGCGCTACTCATCGCCGACGACATCCATGTCCGAGGCCTCGCGACGCTGATTCCGCCGGGATCGCAGTGCTACTCCGCCTGCGCCTACCTCTTTCTAGCGGGCAGGGAACGGGTGGCCGAGGGGCGCCTGGGCGTCCACCAGATCAGCGCGGACGAGCCGGATCTCGAAAGCGCACAGATCGCGATCTCGGATATCATCGACCTACTCAACACGTTCGATACGCCGATCGAGGTGCTGACGGTGATGTTCCGCACGCCGTCCACCAGCATGCACGTCTTCACGCCGGAGGAGATGGCCGAATACCGAATCGAGCGACGTGCAGGCGTTGCCGCGACGGCGTCCTCCGGACCGCCCGCGGCGACCTCACCGCAGGAGACGCCACCGGCCCCCTCGCCCGAAGCGTTCACGGCGCCGTCGCTGCCCGACGTCGCGCCCGCGGCGCGCCCGCCCGCCGACTCGACCGCCACCGCCGAGCCAGCTCTCTCCGTTGTCGAGGACCATGCCAAGCGGCCGAACCGGATCGCCGTCTACACCGGGCTCGACTTCTACGGAGGCGACCTCGGCGCCGAGCGGGTCGGCGACCTCGCGGCCTGCGCCGGTCGCTGCCTGGAGATCGGCAACCAATGCCGCGCCTTCACCTTCAACGCCGACGACCGCGTTGTGAAGGGACCGAACTGTTTCCTCAAGAGCGAGAGCCGATCGGCCGACGGCAATGCCGTCGCCATCTCCGGCGTGCTGCTCCGCCGATCCGACCCCGACCCGCCCGCCATCGTCGTCGGCGTGATCGACCCGAAGCTCGGGCTCCTGAAGGATCTGGACATCCCTGGAGGCGACCTTACGGGAACGCCCTACGGCAAGGCCGGAACGGCCGGTCTCTGCCGCCTCGCGTGTGTCAGGAACACTCGCTGCGGGGCCTTCACCTTCATCAAGGACAATAAGCAGTGCTGGCTCAAGGGCGGTGGCACGGCGACGAGCTATGCACCGGGCATGGTGAGCGGGGTCAAGCAGACGATGAGCTTCTCGCCGATCAGGATCATTCGGCTGGATCGGTGA
- a CDS encoding sodium-dependent bicarbonate transport family permease, whose protein sequence is MNALLSAPILFFVLGAAIAAVGARLPLPDGFGKAVAAYLLVAIGLKGGVALSGADLAAVLPLIAVSGLLSLTMPLLAFVALRRLAGLGRVDAAAVAAHYGSVSLVTFVAATEALSAAGIGFGGHMVAALAVMEAPAIVTGLVLAGAGAVGAVTRTAGGAIAVASPPGHAGFGEAVREACLNGSILLLLGALAVGLVIGEAGMAPLQGLFVAPWNGVLCLFLLEMGHVAARRLSEAATLGPRLVAFGVAMPLTGAAIGLIAARGLGLPTGDAVLLVTLAASASYIAVPAALRSALPEADEGISLPLALGITFPFNVTVGVPLYLWAVTALT, encoded by the coding sequence TTGAACGCCCTGTTGTCAGCCCCGATCCTGTTCTTCGTGCTCGGCGCCGCGATCGCGGCCGTCGGAGCCCGTCTTCCCCTGCCCGACGGCTTCGGCAAGGCCGTCGCCGCCTATTTGCTCGTCGCCATCGGTTTGAAGGGAGGCGTGGCGCTGTCCGGTGCCGATCTCGCCGCGGTGCTGCCGCTGATCGCGGTGTCGGGCCTGCTCAGCCTGACCATGCCGCTGCTCGCCTTCGTCGCCCTGCGCCGGCTCGCGGGGCTCGGGCGGGTCGACGCCGCAGCGGTCGCGGCGCACTACGGCTCGGTCAGTCTGGTGACCTTCGTCGCCGCCACGGAAGCGCTCAGCGCGGCCGGCATCGGGTTCGGCGGCCACATGGTGGCGGCCCTCGCCGTGATGGAGGCGCCCGCAATCGTCACGGGCCTCGTGCTCGCGGGCGCCGGGGCGGTCGGCGCGGTGACCCGGACCGCCGGCGGAGCGATCGCGGTCGCCTCGCCGCCCGGCCACGCCGGCTTCGGCGAGGCGGTGCGGGAGGCCTGCCTGAACGGCTCGATCCTGCTGCTGCTCGGCGCCCTCGCGGTCGGACTCGTGATCGGCGAGGCCGGCATGGCGCCGCTGCAGGGCCTGTTCGTCGCCCCTTGGAACGGCGTGCTCTGCCTCTTCCTGCTCGAGATGGGCCACGTCGCCGCGCGGCGCCTGTCCGAGGCCGCGACGCTCGGCCCGCGACTCGTCGCCTTCGGCGTCGCGATGCCGCTGACCGGCGCCGCGATCGGGCTGATCGCCGCGCGCGGCCTCGGCCTGCCGACCGGCGACGCCGTGCTGCTGGTGACGCTCGCCGCCAGCGCGTCCTACATCGCGGTGCCCGCGGCGCTCAGGAGCGCCCTGCCCGAGGCCGACGAGGGGATCTCGCTGCCACTCGCCCTCGGCATCACGTTTCCCTTCAATGTCACCGTCGGCGTGCCCCTCTACCTCTGGGCCGTGACGGCGCTCACCTGA
- a CDS encoding LysR substrate-binding domain-containing protein, translated as MPPRLPFDLDLLRSFVLIAEAGGVTRAAERLGRTQSTVSLQLKRLEEGLGQVLLDRDGGFAPTANGELLLGYARRILALANEARARMTEPDVDGPVRLGTPEDFATMRLPDVLRRFARAHPRVALEVSCDFTANLAEGFERGAFDIVLLKREPRGAAGGTLVWQETLVWACSEQLVQAPGDPLPLVLAPSPDIYRRRALDALEAAGRPWRIAYTSPSLAGVQAAVRAGLGVTILPKDMLLDGFTIVDAEFDLPVLMRTEIALHRAPGPRARAADLLAEHIVRSLEEHRGAPPMV; from the coding sequence GTGCCGCCACGCCTCCCCTTCGACCTCGATCTCCTGCGCAGCTTCGTCCTGATCGCCGAAGCGGGCGGCGTGACGCGCGCCGCGGAGCGGCTCGGGCGGACGCAATCCACCGTCAGCCTCCAGCTCAAGCGGCTCGAGGAGGGGCTCGGTCAGGTGCTGCTCGACCGCGACGGCGGCTTCGCCCCGACCGCCAACGGAGAGCTGCTGCTCGGCTACGCGCGCCGGATCCTGGCACTGGCCAACGAGGCCCGCGCCCGGATGACCGAGCCGGACGTGGACGGTCCGGTCCGGCTCGGCACGCCGGAGGACTTCGCCACCATGCGCCTGCCGGACGTGCTCCGGCGCTTCGCGCGGGCCCATCCGCGGGTGGCGCTCGAAGTCAGCTGCGACTTCACCGCCAACCTCGCCGAGGGCTTCGAGCGCGGCGCCTTCGACATCGTCCTCCTGAAGCGCGAGCCGCGCGGGGCCGCGGGGGGCACGCTGGTCTGGCAGGAGACGCTGGTCTGGGCCTGTTCGGAGCAATTGGTGCAAGCGCCGGGTGATCCGCTGCCGCTCGTGCTCGCCCCCAGCCCCGACATCTACCGCCGGCGCGCGCTCGACGCCCTCGAGGCGGCGGGGCGCCCGTGGCGGATCGCCTACACCAGCCCGAGCCTCGCCGGCGTCCAGGCCGCTGTGCGCGCCGGCCTCGGCGTCACGATCCTGCCGAAGGACATGCTGCTCGACGGCTTCACCATCGTCGACGCAGAGTTCGACCTGCCGGTGCTGATGCGGACGGAGATCGCGCTGCATCGTGCGCCCGGTCCGCGCGCCCGGGCGGCGGACCTGCTCGCCGAGCACATCGTGCGTTCGCTCGAGGAACACCGCGGCGCCCCGCCGATGGTCTGA
- a CDS encoding methyl-accepting chemotaxis protein, with amino-acid sequence MAEPASAPRREATDGQGDIARLFELIESDLKRSSRRLDAAAEEMKVSVARNMSTVSTIRRDTDELVEDTAGAYDNARRLAETSAELIQANGEIGRQTELSTSLIGEVETVADGVERSMDSLRGAIEEIAKVVGLIADVAQQTNLLALNATIEAARAGAAGKGFSVVAGEVKALSVQTQKATEQVNAKIAHLQEAAGESMRSVSQIIGIVGQIRPVFGFVAAAVDNQTRLTAEIDGVATDTSGFADRVAAKARAINGAMQTAVEMTRAVSKVSEVVNTSIHTINRQLVTSLRQSPEGDRRRHDRWPVAIPARLVVGNRVVDCRAGDLSLGGCLLETAETAGLLPGTHGAVDLDGIGRIEATVVGRGERALHLRFDDAGTAATERVAAVLAELEHQTRAEVERVEAGAREIAAVLAGALADGRLGVETLFDTDYRPIPRTNPQQYDNRAVTALLPLLQPVQERLRAQSARMSFAMCCDVNGYVPVHNVEYSKPQREGELDWNLANSRDRRIFDDRAGLLAARNRRPFLVQSYRRDMGGGRFVAIREFDAPIEVVGRHWGALRTGYLMA; translated from the coding sequence ATGGCCGAACCGGCGAGCGCACCGCGGCGCGAGGCGACGGACGGGCAGGGCGACATCGCCCGCCTGTTCGAATTGATCGAGAGCGACCTCAAGCGTTCCTCGCGCCGGCTCGACGCCGCCGCCGAGGAGATGAAGGTCTCGGTGGCGCGCAACATGTCGACGGTGTCGACGATCCGGCGCGACACCGACGAACTGGTCGAGGACACCGCCGGCGCCTACGACAACGCCCGCCGGCTCGCCGAGACGAGCGCCGAGCTGATCCAGGCCAATGGCGAGATCGGCCGCCAGACCGAGCTGTCGACGTCGCTGATCGGCGAGGTCGAGACGGTCGCGGACGGCGTCGAGCGTTCGATGGACAGCCTGCGCGGCGCCATCGAGGAGATCGCCAAGGTGGTCGGGCTGATCGCCGACGTCGCCCAGCAGACCAACCTGCTCGCCCTCAACGCCACCATCGAGGCCGCGCGCGCCGGCGCCGCCGGCAAGGGCTTCTCGGTGGTCGCCGGCGAGGTCAAGGCGCTGTCGGTCCAGACCCAGAAGGCCACCGAACAGGTCAACGCCAAGATCGCGCATCTCCAGGAGGCCGCCGGCGAGAGCATGCGCTCGGTGTCGCAGATCATCGGCATCGTCGGCCAGATCCGCCCGGTGTTCGGCTTCGTCGCCGCCGCGGTCGACAACCAGACCCGCCTCACCGCCGAGATCGACGGCGTCGCCACCGACACCTCCGGCTTCGCCGATCGCGTCGCCGCCAAGGCCCGCGCCATCAACGGCGCGATGCAGACCGCCGTGGAGATGACGCGCGCGGTCTCCAAGGTGTCCGAGGTGGTCAACACCTCGATCCACACCATCAACCGCCAGCTCGTCACCAGCCTGCGCCAGTCGCCGGAGGGCGACCGCCGCCGCCACGACCGTTGGCCGGTCGCGATCCCCGCGCGGCTCGTCGTCGGCAACCGCGTCGTCGACTGCCGTGCCGGCGACCTCTCGCTCGGCGGCTGCCTGCTCGAGACCGCCGAGACCGCCGGCCTGCTGCCCGGCACCCACGGCGCCGTCGATCTCGACGGCATCGGCCGCATCGAGGCCACCGTCGTCGGCCGCGGCGAACGCGCGCTGCACCTGCGCTTCGACGACGCCGGCACGGCGGCCACGGAGCGCGTCGCCGCGGTGCTCGCCGAGCTCGAGCACCAGACCCGTGCCGAGGTCGAGCGCGTCGAGGCCGGCGCGCGCGAGATCGCCGCGGTTCTCGCCGGCGCGCTCGCCGACGGCCGCCTCGGCGTCGAGACGCTGTTCGACACCGACTACCGTCCGATCCCCCGCACCAACCCGCAGCAGTACGACAACCGCGCCGTCACGGCCCTCCTGCCGCTGCTCCAGCCGGTCCAGGAACGCCTGCGCGCCCAGTCGGCGCGGATGAGTTTCGCGATGTGCTGCGACGTCAACGGCTACGTGCCGGTGCACAACGTCGAGTATTCCAAGCCGCAGCGCGAGGGCGAGCTCGACTGGAACCTCGCCAATTCGCGCGATCGCCGCATCTTCGACGACCGCGCCGGCCTGCTCGCAGCCCGCAACCGCCGCCCGTTCCTGGTCCAGAGCTATCGCCGCGACATGGGCGGCGGCCGCTTCGTCGCCATCCGCGAGTTCGACGCACCGATCGAGGTCGTCGGCCGCCACTGGGGCGCCCTGCGCACCGGTTACCTGATGGCGTGA